A genome region from Populus alba chromosome 5, ASM523922v2, whole genome shotgun sequence includes the following:
- the LOC118031431 gene encoding pentatricopeptide repeat-containing protein At4g39952, mitochondrial, translating into MVILKPAHHLFRRLFPSPFQISYHSSSNYLNCLIDSFLSNQTQTLQSLYKSHALIITTGNANNVFISSKLISLYASFRKPHSSTYVFDSTNKKDTFLWNSIIKSHFSNGNYFKAFDFYIQMRYDNTPPNQFTIPMIVATCAELLWLEEGKYIHGLVSKSGLFAENSAVGSSFVYMYAKCGIMEDASLMFDEIVVRDVVSWTALVIGYVHNDDSEKGLECLCEMHRIGGNGEKVNSRTLEGGYQACGNLGAMIAGRCLHGLAVKTGLGCSQAVQSSLLSMYSKCGNVEEAYNSFCQVVDKDVFSWTSVIGVCARFGFMNECLNLFWDMQVDDVYPDGIVVSCILLGFGNSMMVREGKAFHGLIVRRNYVLDDTVNNALLSMYCKFGTLNPAERLFDGVHEWSKESWSTMVFGYGKMGIEGKCIELFREMRDLGIEADSNSLVSVISSCSKLGLFNLCRSVHCYIIKNLVDEDVSIANSLIDMYGKGGNLSNAWKMFCRTQRDVVTWNTLISSYTHSGHYAEAITLFDEMISEKLNPNSATLVIVLSACCHLPSLEKGKMVHQYIKEGGFELNVSLGTALVDMYAKCGQLEQSRELFNSMKEKDVISWNVMISGYGLHGDANSAMEVFQQMEQSNVKPNAITFLSLLSACTHAGYVDEGKQLFDRMQYYSIKPNLKHFACMADLLGRSGNLQEAEDLVQSMPICPDGGVWGTLLSACKIHNEIEIGIRVAKCAIESDPENDGHYIMLSNMYGSMGKWDEAERARELMKERGIGKRAGWSAV; encoded by the coding sequence ATGGTAATCCTTAAACCCGCCCACCATCTCTTTAGACGCCTTTTTCCCTCTCCTTTTCAAATTTCTTACCATTCATCTTCTAACTACCTTAACTGTCTCATAGACTCATTTCTCTCTAACCAGACCCAAACTCTCCAATCTCTATACAAATCCCATGCTCTCATAATCACTACTGGCAATGcaaacaatgtttttatatcatcaaaACTTATCTCTCTCTATGCATCTTTCAGAAAACCCCATTCATCCACCTATGTTTTTgactcaacaaataaaaaagacaccTTTCTTTGGAATTCAATCATCAAATCTCACTTTTCCAATGGGAATTACTTCAAAGCTTTTGACTTTTACATCCAAATGCGGTATGATAATACCCCACCAAACCAATTTACAATTCCCATGATTGTAGCCACTTGTGCTGAGCTTTTGTGGCTTGAAGAGGGAAAATACATTCATGGGCTGGTCTCAAAATCTGGCCTTTTTGCGGAAAATTCTGCGGTTGGGTCATCTTTTGTTTACATGTACGCTAAATGTGGGATTATGGAGGATGCATCTCTTATGTTTGATGAAATTGTTGTTAGAGATGTGGTGTCTTGGACTGCACTTGTAATTGGGTATGTGCATAATGATGACAGTGAGAAGGGTTTGGAGTGTCTTTGTGAGATGCATAGGATTGGTGGGAATGGTGAGAAGGTTAATTCTAGGACACTAGAAGGTGGGTATCAAGCTTGTGGGAATTTGGGCGCTATGATTGCAGGAAGGTGTCTGCATGGTTTAGCTGTGAAAACTGGACTTGGGTGCTCTCAAGCTGTTCAATCTTCTCTTTTGTCAATGTATTCCAAGTGTGGGAATGTTGAAGAGGcttataattctttttgtcaAGTTGTAGATAAAGATGTTTTCTCATGGACATCAGTAATTGGTGTTTGTGCAAGATTTGGGTTTATGAATGAGTGCTTAAACCTGTTTTGGGATATGCAGGTTGATGATGTGTATCCAGATGGGATTGTTGTAAGTTGCATCCTTTTGGGTTTTGGTAATTCCATGATGGTGAGAGAGGGAAAAGCCTTTCATGGACTTATTGTAAGGAGAAACTATGTTTTGGACGATACGGTTAACAATGCTTTGTTATCCATGTATTGCAAGTTTGGAACTTTAAACCCTGCAGAGAGGCTTTTTGATGGTGTACATGAATGGAGTAAAGAGTCATGGAGCACTATGGTTTTTGGATATGGTAAGATGGGAATAGAAGGGAAGTGTATAGAATTATTTAGGGAGATGAGAGATCTAGGCATTGAAGCTGATTCAAACAGCTTGGTCTCTGTCATTTCTTCGTGCTCTAAATTGGGACTGTTTAATCTATGTCGATCAGTTCATTGTTAcataattaagaatttagtgGATGAAGATGTCTCAATCGCCAATTCACTTATAGACATGTACGGAAAAGGTGGTAATTTGTCCAATGCATGGAAAATGTTTTGTAGGACGCAGAGAGATGTTGTCACATGGAACACCTTGATCTCATCATATACTCACAGTGGGCACTACGCAGAGGCTATCACATTATTCGATGAAATGATTTCAGAAAAATTAAACCCTAATTCAGCAACATTGGTTATAGTTCTTTCAGCTTGCTGTCATCTCCCATCCTTAGAGAAAGGAAAAATGGTTCACCAATATATTAAGGAAGGAGGATTTGAGCTCAATGTTTCTCTTGGTACTGCATTGGTTGATATGTATGCAAAATGTGGTCAACTTGAACAATCAAGAGAATTGTTCAACTCAATGAAGGAGAAAGACGTCATTTCTTGGAATGTAATGATCTCAGGTTATGGACTGCATGGAGATGCAAATTCTGCAATGGAGGTTTTCCAACAAATGGAGCAATCAAATGTTAAACCGAATGCAATTACCTTTCTATCACTTCTCTCAGCTTGCACTCATGCAGGATATGTTGATGAAGGGAAGCAATTGTTCGATAGAATGcaatattattctataaaacCCAATCTAAAGCATTTTGCTTGTATGGCAGATCTTCTTGGAAGATCAGGTAACCTACAAGAAGCCGAAGATCTGGTTCAGTCAATGCCAATTTGTCCTGATGGAGGTGTTTGGGGAACTTTGTTAAGTGCTTGTAAAATTCATAATGAAATTGAGATAGGAATAAGGGTGGCAAAATGTGCTATTGAATCTGACCCAGAAAATGATGGGCACTATATAATGCTTTCCAACATGTATGGTTCTATGGGAAAATGGGATGAGGCTGAAAGAGCAAGGGAACTGATGAAGGAAAGGGGAATAGGGAAGAGAGCTGGTTGGAGTGCAGTGTAG
- the LOC118031439 gene encoding uncharacterized protein isoform X1 — MTRCFSFVAAQDSYYRYCFKRAGLKSSTTNLGDGTIMHCWIPKMHNPSTIPTLLLLIHGFGANAMWQFHGLIPHFMSTFNVYVPDLLFFGESYTTRAERSESFQAQCVMRLMEAQNVAKMDVFGLSYGGFVAYSMAAQFKERVGRVALGCAGVCFEEKDEGSIKVFKVTTAEEAVSILLPQTPEKAREMVRLSFYKPPPSMPSCFLWDFIEVMCTEFRQEKEELIQALHKDRKMSDLPKITQPTLIIWGEHDQVFPLELAHRLERHIRDNAELVIIKNVGHALNAERPKELYKHLKSFFIGSHPLSKQASHGNGTKSD, encoded by the exons ATGACAAGGTGTTTCAGTTTCGTTGCAGCACAAGACTCATACTACAGGTACTGCTTTAAACGAGCCGGCCTGAAATCATCCACAACCAATCTCGGCGACGGCACGATCATGCACTGCTGGATTCCGAAGATGCACAACCCATCAACAATACCTACGCTGCTACTACTAATCCACGGTTTCGGTGCCAACGCCATGTGGCAATTCCACGGTCTAATCCCTCATTTCATGTCCACATTCAACGTTTATGTGCCGGACCTCCTATTCTTCGGAGAATCCTACACAACACGGGCAGAAAGGTCCGAGTCGTTCCAAGCACAATGCGTTATGCGCCTCATGGAAGCCCAAAACGTAGCCAAGATGGACGTGTTTGGGCTGAGCTACGGCGGGTTCGTGGCGTATAGCATGGCGGCACAGTTTAAAGAGCGCGTGGGGCGCGTGGCTCTAGGGTGTGCCGGGGTTTGTTTTGAAGAGAAGGACGAGGGGAGCATAAAGGTGTTTAAGGTGACAACGGCGGAGGAGGCTGTCAGTATTTTGCTGCCGCAAACACCAGAGAAAGCCAGGGAGATGGTGAGGTTGTCATTTTACAAACCACCACCTAGCATGCCTTCTTGTTTTCTCTGGGACTTCATTGAG GTAATGTGCACTGAATTCCGTCAAGAGAAGGAAGAATTAATCCAGGCATTACACAAAGATAGAAAGATGTCAGATCTTCCTAAGATAACTCAG CCTACACTAATAATCTGGGGAGAACATGACCAGGTTTTCCCCCTGGAATTGGCACACAGATTAGAAAG GCATATCAGAGATAATGCAGAATTAGTGATAATAAAGAATGTCGGCCATGCACTCAATGCAGAGAGGCCTAAGGAGCTGTATAAGCACTTAAAGTCTTTCTTCATTGGCAGTCATCCTTTATCAAAGCAAGCAAGCCATGGAAACGGTACTAAGTCAGATTGA
- the LOC118031439 gene encoding uncharacterized protein isoform X2 — MAKCFSFAATQDSCYRYSFTRAGLKSSTTDLGDGTIMHCWIPKRHNPSRPTLLLIHGFGANAMWQFNGIIPQFMPRFNVYVPDLLFFGESYTTRAERSESFQAQCVMSLMEAQKVTKMDVFGLSYGGFVAYSMAAQFKERVGRVALGCAGVCFEEKDVGQGGVFKVVTSIEEAAKVLIPQTPEKARQLVRLSFYKPPSSMPSCFLQDFIEVMCTEFRQEKEELIQALHKDRKMSDLPKITQPTLIIWGEHDQVFPLELAHRLERHIRDNAELVIIKNVGHALNAERPKELYKHLKSFFIGSHPLSKQASHGNGTKSD; from the exons ATGGCAAAGTGCTTTAGTTTTGCTGCAACACAGGACTCATGCTACCGTTACTCCTTCACTCGAGCAGGCCTAAAATCATCCACAACCGACCTCGGCGACGGCACGATCATGCACTGTTGGATCCCAAAGAGACACAACCCATCAAGACCTACGTTACTATTAATCCACGGCTTCGGTGCCAACGCAATGTGGCAATTCAACGGTATAATCCCCCAGTTCATGCCCAGATTCAACGTTTATGTACCGGACCTCCTATTCTTCGGAGAATCCTACACAACAAGAGCAGAAAGGTCCGAGTCGTTCCAAGCACAATGCGTTATGAGCCTAATGGAAGCCCAAAAAGTAACCAAGATGGACGTGTTTGGGCTGAGCTACGGCGGGTTCGTGGCGTATAGCATGGCGGCACAGTTTAAAGAGCGCGTGGGGCGCGTGGCTCTAGGATGTGCCGGGGTTTGTTTCGAAGAGAAGGATGTAGGTCAAGGAGGAGTGTTTAAGGTGGTGACAAGTATTGAGGAAGCTGCCAAGGTCTTGATTCCACAAACACCTGAAAAAGCTAGACAGTTGGTGAGGTTGTCTTTTTATAAACCACCATCCAGTATGCCCTCTTGTTTTCTTCAAGATTTTATCGAG GTAATGTGCACTGAATTCCGTCAAGAGAAGGAAGAATTAATCCAGGCATTACACAAAGATAGAAAGATGTCAGATCTTCCTAAGATAACTCAG CCTACACTAATAATCTGGGGAGAACATGACCAGGTTTTCCCCCTGGAATTGGCACACAGATTAGAAAG GCATATCAGAGATAATGCAGAATTAGTGATAATAAAGAATGTCGGCCATGCACTCAATGCAGAGAGGCCTAAGGAGCTGTATAAGCACTTAAAGTCTTTCTTCATTGGCAGTCATCCTTTATCAAAGCAAGCAAGCCATGGAAACGGTACTAAGTCAGATTGA